The following coding sequences lie in one Filimonas effusa genomic window:
- a CDS encoding efflux RND transporter periplasmic adaptor subunit yields MSKKLKWILIILVLLIVLLVVLKKAGVIGKEEGTRVTAEKAAKRDITEVVTASGKIYPEVEVKISSDISGEIVELNVAEGDTVRKGQVLAKIYADIYASQRDQAAAVVAQNEAQVSNARAQLAGLKATLDQTEAAYKRQKTLVEQKVISASEFEQATQAYYAAQANYKAAQDNINANQASVKGAVANLTRANKDISRTTIVAPMDGVISLLLVKKGERVVGTAQMTGTEMMRVADLNSIEVQVDVSESDIPKVKIGDSAIVEVDAYNNRKFKGRVYKIANPSTAATTSSSNASTTITNYQVHIRLFPDSYRDLLAKGHAFPFRPNMTGSADIQTSTHAGVLSVPLNAVTTRDKNDAKEGDNKKSDKKKEEEKKDATADNQPKTGNDGDDLQEVVFVRQPDGKVKKVVVTTGIQDINNIEIKSGLNGGEEVITGPYDVVSKQLKDGTLVKVVSKDELTKNFKKN; encoded by the coding sequence ATGAGCAAGAAACTTAAATGGATTCTTATTATACTGGTACTGCTGATCGTGTTGTTGGTGGTGCTCAAGAAAGCAGGTGTTATCGGCAAAGAAGAAGGCACCCGCGTGACGGCAGAAAAAGCTGCCAAACGCGATATCACGGAAGTTGTAACTGCCAGTGGTAAAATATATCCCGAAGTAGAAGTAAAGATCAGTTCCGATATCTCCGGAGAAATAGTAGAGCTGAATGTTGCCGAAGGCGATACAGTTCGTAAAGGCCAGGTGCTTGCGAAGATCTATGCCGATATTTATGCGTCTCAGCGCGATCAGGCTGCCGCTGTGGTAGCCCAGAACGAAGCGCAGGTATCTAACGCCAGGGCGCAGCTTGCGGGCTTAAAAGCTACCCTCGATCAAACAGAGGCCGCCTATAAGCGTCAGAAAACACTTGTAGAACAAAAGGTCATTTCTGCCTCTGAATTCGAACAGGCAACACAGGCTTATTATGCAGCACAGGCTAATTATAAGGCAGCACAGGATAACATCAATGCCAACCAGGCAAGTGTTAAAGGTGCAGTTGCCAACCTCACCCGCGCCAATAAAGACATCAGCCGCACCACCATCGTGGCGCCCATGGATGGCGTGATAAGCCTCCTGCTCGTGAAAAAAGGAGAAAGAGTGGTGGGCACCGCGCAAATGACAGGTACAGAAATGATGCGCGTGGCCGACCTCAATAGCATAGAAGTTCAGGTAGATGTGTCTGAAAGCGATATCCCCAAGGTGAAGATCGGAGACAGCGCCATTGTTGAAGTAGATGCCTATAACAATCGCAAATTCAAAGGACGCGTATACAAGATCGCAAACCCCTCCACCGCGGCTACCACCAGTTCCAGCAACGCTTCTACCACAATTACCAACTACCAGGTGCATATCCGTTTATTCCCCGATAGTTACCGCGACCTGCTGGCGAAAGGACATGCTTTCCCTTTCCGCCCGAATATGACCGGCAGCGCCGATATACAAACCAGCACGCATGCCGGTGTATTATCTGTGCCGTTAAATGCCGTGACCACCCGCGATAAGAACGATGCGAAGGAAGGTGATAACAAAAAATCCGATAAAAAGAAAGAAGAAGAAAAGAAAGATGCTACCGCCGACAATCAGCCTAAAACAGGTAATGATGGCGACGATTTGCAGGAAGTGGTATTTGTAAGGCAACCCGATGGAAAAGTGAAAAAAGTAGTGGTAACCACAGGTATCCAGGATATCAATAATATTGAGATCAAATCCGGGTTAAATGGGGGAGAAGAAGTGATCACCGGACCTTACGACGTGGTGAGCAAGCAGCTGAAAGACGGCACCCTGGTAAAGGTGGTTTCTAAAGACGAGCTTACTAAAAACTTCAAGAAAAATTAA
- a CDS encoding TolC family protein has product MGKRFILMFIVALPFLAQAQDKWDLRRCVDYAVKNNISVKQADVQARIAALQLHQAKMNQIPSIGFGSTLGTQFGRSIDPTTNQFTTTQLLYQNMGIQGDVQIFGFGQLKKAVNAARFNAEAALKDVARAANDISINVATYYLQVLAANEQIHISEVQIDQDLAQFKDTKSRVEAGALPELNLAEIESQLATDSAGLITARATFQQNVLSLKGLLNIDAGAPFELDTPPIEQIPLESLADLQPDAVFQLAQANQPILKVNELKIKGAENTIQANKALLYPRLSFGYNLNSQFSNALREVDPRTITPTGYTLAEGIVARNTNGEEYKIYNQTATYQYHNKSFNRWWSQYGSQLNENFRQSVGLTLTVPIFSAGNTSRVNYQQSKLNLQTLQLQQDQATLDLKQSIYKAYIDATSAMQKYYAGERSVTSAQKAYDFAFKRYQVGLLSSIDLLTNQNNLLKAKLQQLTNRYEYVFRMKLLEFYKGQGMKL; this is encoded by the coding sequence ATGGGAAAACGTTTTATACTAATGTTTATCGTTGCACTGCCCTTTCTGGCGCAGGCACAGGATAAATGGGATCTGCGCCGGTGTGTGGATTATGCCGTTAAAAACAATATTTCCGTAAAACAAGCCGATGTTCAGGCGCGGATTGCCGCACTGCAGTTGCACCAGGCCAAAATGAACCAGATCCCAAGTATTGGCTTTGGCTCTACCCTCGGCACGCAGTTCGGACGTTCTATCGATCCCACTACCAACCAGTTCACTACCACCCAGTTATTGTACCAGAATATGGGAATACAGGGCGATGTGCAGATATTTGGTTTTGGTCAGTTAAAGAAAGCAGTGAATGCGGCACGTTTTAATGCGGAAGCAGCTTTAAAAGATGTTGCCAGGGCGGCAAACGATATTTCTATTAATGTCGCTACCTACTACCTGCAGGTACTCGCAGCAAATGAGCAGATCCATATTTCCGAAGTTCAGATCGATCAGGACCTCGCACAGTTCAAAGACACGAAAAGCCGTGTTGAAGCCGGTGCTTTACCCGAACTGAACCTCGCCGAAATAGAATCGCAGCTCGCAACAGACAGCGCAGGTTTAATCACCGCAAGAGCTACTTTTCAACAAAATGTACTCTCGCTGAAAGGACTGTTAAATATCGATGCAGGCGCTCCTTTTGAACTCGATACGCCGCCGATAGAGCAAATTCCACTCGAAAGCCTCGCCGATTTGCAGCCCGATGCCGTATTCCAGCTGGCACAGGCCAATCAACCTATATTGAAAGTAAATGAGCTCAAGATCAAAGGCGCAGAAAATACCATTCAGGCAAATAAAGCGCTCCTGTATCCCCGCTTGTCATTTGGATATAATCTTAATTCGCAGTTCTCAAATGCACTCCGCGAGGTAGACCCCAGAACAATTACACCCACAGGGTATACGCTCGCCGAAGGTATTGTGGCACGAAATACAAATGGCGAAGAATATAAGATCTACAATCAAACTGCCACTTACCAGTATCACAACAAATCTTTCAACCGCTGGTGGTCGCAATATGGTTCCCAGTTAAATGAAAACTTCAGACAGTCGGTAGGGCTTACTTTAACTGTTCCTATCTTCAGCGCAGGTAATACCAGCCGCGTAAACTACCAACAGTCGAAACTAAACCTGCAAACTTTACAGTTGCAGCAAGACCAGGCGACTCTCGATCTTAAACAGAGCATCTATAAAGCTTATATCGACGCTACTTCGGCAATGCAGAAATATTATGCAGGAGAACGCAGCGTTACCTCGGCACAAAAAGCTTACGACTTTGCTTTCAAAAGATACCAGGTAGGGCTGTTGAGTTCAATAGACCTCCTTACCAACCAGAACAACCTGTTAAAAGCAAAGCTGCAACAGCTTACAAACCGGTATGAATATGTCTTCCGGATGAAGTTGCTGGAGTTTTACAAAGGACAGGGAATGAAATTATAA
- a CDS encoding DUF1800 domain-containing protein, with protein MKTVYRFTGIVIIITVFGVVLSSFGGNDKETDAAKFPYKQAGLTREQAAAHLLSRFTYGAQPGQVQAVAAMGLENWFRGQLKADLNDDSLNQLLSKYDLLSLSNAEIVNIVPRGGALPRLAVRDGFIDKDSIGSNRKEIREVLRTYMEVKGLRNPQSLIEQFTNQKILRAAYSQNQLQEVLTEFWFNHFNVSFTKGECVQYIPAYERDAIRPNATGNFEALLLATAQSPAMLAYLDNSSSTGDPDSIMPVAASNAAMQPNMGNGAKRNLNSQRANNNTPQRGNNMPPATMQANGNAMQTSGNMAPRPAAPKQQKRKGGGLNENYAREIMELHTLGVDGGYTQQDVTQAARVLTGWTIYPIDTLLGPNNFRVSLEKLGAEKMAERGYVHYGDFLFVPSRHDNRPKTVLGTHFDSLGGYNEGRKLLHLLATQDATARFICTKLAIRFVSDNPPQSLVNKMATTFKNKKGDIKQVLITMVTAPEFWSKDALREKTKSPFELAMSSVRALKADIQQPNQLYTWINRMGQRMYYYQAPTGFPDKGQFWINTGSLLSRMNFGLALASQRIPGISFNLLALNNNHEPESTEAALVTYSRLFLPGRDLSKTIKQLTPLLNDPHLQQKVETAAGKTPPPVKAGNTNRVAMKPAMDTTAETPPLAKNSALPASQSVRYMLPQVTGIIIGSPEFQRK; from the coding sequence ATGAAAACTGTGTACCGGTTTACCGGGATAGTAATTATTATTACTGTCTTCGGCGTTGTATTGTCTTCTTTTGGCGGCAACGACAAAGAGACAGATGCGGCAAAGTTTCCCTATAAACAAGCTGGTCTCACGCGTGAGCAGGCAGCAGCACACCTGTTAAGCAGGTTTACTTATGGTGCACAGCCCGGGCAGGTACAAGCTGTAGCGGCGATGGGACTTGAAAACTGGTTTCGCGGGCAGTTGAAAGCCGATTTAAACGACGACAGTCTTAATCAGCTACTCAGCAAATACGATCTTCTTAGCCTGAGCAATGCCGAGATAGTGAATATTGTACCCCGCGGTGGTGCCTTACCCAGGCTTGCGGTACGAGACGGATTCATTGATAAAGATTCTATAGGTTCGAACAGGAAAGAGATCCGTGAGGTGCTGCGAACTTATATGGAAGTAAAGGGCCTGCGTAATCCGCAAAGCCTGATAGAGCAGTTCACCAATCAGAAAATACTGCGGGCGGCTTATTCTCAAAACCAGTTGCAGGAGGTACTTACGGAATTCTGGTTTAACCATTTCAACGTTTCGTTCACCAAAGGAGAGTGTGTTCAATATATACCGGCCTATGAACGGGATGCGATACGCCCTAATGCAACGGGTAATTTTGAAGCCCTGCTGTTAGCCACTGCCCAGTCGCCGGCGATGCTTGCCTACCTCGACAACTCGAGCAGTACCGGCGATCCTGACAGCATCATGCCGGTTGCGGCTTCCAATGCGGCAATGCAGCCCAATATGGGCAACGGTGCCAAACGTAATTTAAACAGTCAGAGGGCCAACAATAATACGCCGCAGCGCGGAAACAACATGCCACCAGCCACCATGCAGGCAAACGGAAATGCCATGCAAACCAGTGGAAACATGGCCCCCAGGCCCGCCGCACCGAAACAACAAAAACGAAAAGGGGGCGGTCTCAATGAAAACTACGCCCGTGAGATCATGGAACTGCATACGCTTGGCGTGGATGGCGGTTATACCCAGCAGGATGTAACACAGGCAGCCCGCGTACTTACAGGCTGGACCATTTATCCTATAGATACATTACTTGGACCCAACAATTTCCGCGTTTCACTTGAAAAACTTGGCGCAGAAAAGATGGCAGAACGTGGTTATGTGCATTACGGAGATTTTCTTTTTGTGCCATCGCGCCACGATAACAGGCCAAAAACTGTACTGGGTACACATTTCGATAGTCTGGGCGGGTATAATGAAGGTCGCAAGCTATTGCATTTACTTGCAACACAGGACGCTACCGCCAGATTCATTTGCACTAAACTGGCTATACGTTTTGTAAGTGATAATCCGCCGCAAAGCCTTGTCAATAAAATGGCAACCACTTTTAAAAATAAAAAAGGCGATATCAAACAAGTGCTGATAACAATGGTTACTGCTCCTGAGTTCTGGAGCAAAGATGCGCTGAGAGAGAAAACGAAGTCGCCTTTTGAGCTTGCCATGAGTAGTGTAAGAGCATTGAAGGCCGATATACAACAACCCAATCAGCTTTATACATGGATCAACAGAATGGGACAGCGGATGTATTATTACCAGGCGCCTACAGGGTTTCCTGACAAGGGGCAGTTCTGGATCAATACCGGCTCCCTTTTAAGCCGTATGAACTTTGGGCTGGCATTAGCCTCGCAACGTATTCCGGGCATCAGCTTTAACCTGCTGGCCCTTAACAATAATCATGAACCTGAAAGTACGGAAGCCGCCCTTGTTACTTACAGCAGGCTTTTTTTACCCGGAAGGGACCTTTCTAAAACTATTAAACAACTGACTCCGCTGCTCAACGACCCTCATCTGCAACAAAAGGTAGAAACCGCTGCCGGGAAAACACCTCCACCTGTAAAAGCAGGTAATACCAACCGCGTAGCCATGAAACCTGCCATGGACACAACAGCTGAAACACCGCCACTGGCGAAAAATTCAGCCTTACCTGCCAGCCAGTCTGTAAGGTATATGTTGCCCCAGGTAACCGGTATCATCATTGGCTCACCGGAATTCCAGAGAAAATAA
- a CDS encoding DUF1501 domain-containing protein — translation MTSRRAFLKGGGLALFGIGFGGVPSFLARAADSFKQAGPYKKNKIIVCIFQRGAMDGLMAVTPFTDTFLKEARPTLFMSAAKSASGKSLIDLDGRFGLHPSMNAFEPLFREKRLAIVHGIGSPNNTRSHFDAQDYMESGTPFNKGTSSGWLNRASGLLGHDASPFRAVSLTSAMPRSFYGDNPALAISNLQDFSIQMKGNPLAANTAAKSFEDLYDQTTSSLLSKTGKESFEAIKMLQKTNVRNYTPANNAIYPSSALGNSLKQIAQLIKMDVGLEVAFAESGGWDTHFNQGTENGIFARNVQDLSESITAFWADLSAYQDQVTVMTMTEFGRTVKQNGTNGTDHGRASCNFILGNDVNGGIVHGNMKPLSVDNLEDGRDLAVTTDFRAVFSEVAGKHLNISNTSGLFPDWKGTPIGVMRS, via the coding sequence ATGACATCGAGAAGAGCATTTTTGAAAGGCGGCGGGCTGGCATTGTTTGGCATAGGCTTCGGTGGCGTCCCCAGCTTTCTGGCCCGTGCAGCAGACAGCTTTAAACAAGCGGGGCCTTATAAGAAGAACAAGATCATCGTTTGCATTTTCCAGCGTGGCGCCATGGACGGCTTAATGGCAGTAACACCATTTACCGACACGTTTCTGAAAGAAGCACGGCCCACTTTATTTATGTCGGCAGCAAAATCGGCTTCAGGCAAGTCTTTAATAGACCTGGATGGCCGTTTTGGCCTGCATCCTTCCATGAATGCATTTGAACCACTGTTCCGTGAAAAAAGACTGGCGATAGTACATGGCATAGGTTCACCTAATAATACCCGTTCGCATTTTGATGCGCAGGACTATATGGAATCGGGCACTCCTTTCAACAAGGGAACTTCCAGCGGATGGCTTAACAGAGCCTCAGGATTATTAGGGCACGATGCTTCGCCCTTCAGGGCAGTAAGCCTTACATCGGCCATGCCACGTTCGTTTTATGGCGATAACCCGGCGCTTGCCATCAGCAATCTGCAGGATTTCTCAATACAAATGAAAGGCAATCCGCTTGCTGCCAACACTGCCGCCAAAAGTTTCGAAGATCTTTACGACCAAACCACCTCTTCGCTACTCAGCAAAACAGGCAAGGAAAGCTTTGAAGCTATTAAAATGCTGCAGAAAACCAACGTGCGTAACTATACCCCGGCTAATAACGCTATTTATCCTTCTTCAGCACTCGGAAATTCTCTGAAACAAATTGCCCAGCTTATAAAAATGGACGTGGGACTGGAAGTTGCTTTTGCAGAATCCGGAGGGTGGGATACCCATTTTAACCAGGGAACTGAAAATGGTATTTTCGCCCGTAATGTACAGGATCTGAGTGAAAGCATTACCGCTTTCTGGGCCGATTTATCGGCATACCAGGACCAGGTAACGGTTATGACGATGACGGAATTTGGCCGCACGGTTAAACAGAACGGGACTAATGGAACCGATCATGGCAGGGCTTCCTGCAACTTTATACTGGGCAACGATGTCAATGGTGGAATAGTTCATGGAAATATGAAGCCCCTTTCTGTTGACAACCTCGAAGATGGGCGTGACCTGGCTGTAACCACAGACTTTCGTGCCGTATTCAGCGAAGTGGCCGGTAAACACCTTAATATCAGCAATACATCAGGCTTGTTCCCCGACTGGAAAGGCACACCTATAGGTGTGATGCGCTCGTAA
- a CDS encoding trans-sulfuration enzyme family protein: protein MELSYILNELAEDRDEYFRAMAPPIVQTSNFGFKRVDELRAAFADEYSGWLYSRGLNPTVEILRKKLAALDGAEDCLVFNSGAAAIFAAVLANVKAGDHIVSVRSAYGWAKKMFEVILPRFGITHTYVKGTDIAEFQQATTQATTLYYLESPGSWTYELQDLKAIAVLAKQRSIITICDNSHCSPLYQQPIAMGIDLVLQSATKYISGHSDTIAGVLSGSSAVIERIFNSEYMNIGSGIQPFNAWLLLRGLRTLPLRLEQASQTALKVLTYLKQHERVEEVIYPLDPAFPQFELAQQQMKGAGGLITFVIKAASVDEVERFCESLKHIAMAVSWGGHESLIIPRCAGIPRAAFIAGSREHRMLRLYTGLEAADYLIIDLEQAFAAIRQK from the coding sequence ATGGAACTTTCTTATATATTAAACGAACTGGCAGAAGACCGGGACGAATACTTCCGCGCAATGGCGCCTCCCATTGTTCAAACCAGCAATTTCGGCTTCAAACGTGTTGATGAGCTGAGAGCTGCATTTGCCGATGAATACTCCGGCTGGCTGTATAGCCGCGGCCTCAACCCCACCGTAGAGATCCTGCGCAAAAAACTGGCGGCGCTTGACGGGGCCGAAGACTGCCTCGTATTCAACAGCGGCGCTGCCGCCATATTCGCTGCCGTATTGGCTAATGTAAAAGCAGGTGATCATATTGTAAGTGTAAGGTCTGCCTACGGCTGGGCAAAAAAAATGTTTGAGGTTATTCTGCCCAGGTTTGGTATAACACATACTTATGTAAAAGGAACGGATATCGCTGAATTTCAGCAGGCAACTACACAAGCTACCACGCTTTATTATCTCGAAAGTCCTGGCAGCTGGACCTACGAGCTGCAGGATCTGAAAGCAATAGCCGTCCTTGCAAAACAGCGTTCTATTATCACAATCTGCGACAACAGCCATTGTTCACCACTCTACCAACAGCCTATTGCTATGGGTATAGACCTGGTACTGCAGTCTGCTACCAAATATATAAGTGGTCATAGCGATACTATCGCAGGAGTATTAAGCGGTAGTAGCGCCGTTATAGAACGCATTTTCAATAGCGAGTATATGAATATCGGAAGTGGTATTCAGCCTTTTAATGCATGGCTGTTACTACGTGGACTGCGAACGCTGCCGTTGCGGCTGGAGCAGGCATCACAAACCGCGCTTAAGGTGCTTACCTACCTGAAGCAGCATGAAAGGGTAGAGGAGGTGATCTATCCCCTGGATCCTGCTTTCCCACAGTTTGAACTGGCACAGCAGCAAATGAAAGGGGCAGGAGGACTAATAACCTTTGTTATCAAGGCCGCAAGCGTCGACGAAGTGGAGCGTTTCTGCGAATCGCTTAAACATATCGCTATGGCAGTGAGCTGGGGTGGACATGAATCGCTCATTATTCCGCGCTGTGCCGGTATTCCCCGTGCCGCTTTCATTGCAGGCAGCAGGGAGCATCGTATGTTAAGGCTTTACACCGGGCTGGAGGCTGCCGACTATCTTATTATAGACCTGGAGCAGGCATTTGCTGCTATCCGGCAGAAATGA
- a CDS encoding TonB-dependent receptor plug domain-containing protein, whose product MKKIACAFAALAIAQTSFSQEPASGELNEVIVTANKREQKQNTTGKVISVITKEQLEKSTGRTIAQVLNEQAGVVINGALNNAGTVQSVYTRGASSGRTLILIDGVPVNDPSMINNEYDLNLFSVNDAERIEICKGAQSTLYGSDAIAGVINIITQKKNINKPVNLQASAAGGNYGTFRGNASVYGKAGKLSYTARYARLQTDGFSAAHDSIGNQSFENDGYKGNSSNAMIQYQANSHLLLKAFTMYNQYKTDIDAGIFADEKDHTVDNKGLNTGAGFQYKDDFIALTGNYQYTQSRRHDLSTTASNDYRSIAQFAELYGNMQLGNGFSLLQGVEYRYGSMNSAYTNFAAPAWNSNFMDTSISQGSMYTSFNYNSSHFNVELGGRFNFHSRYGSNYTYTFNPSYAFNSHYRVFGSIATGFKAPSLYQLFDAFSGNRGLRPEKSTNYELGVQQQYAAFSHRIAGFYRKIKDGIDYNNITFQYFNFLEQNVKGFEYELNLSVTKKLTLNANYTFLSGEEHTQSRATVKDSTYKYLLKRPKHSVNATIGYQLLPALYVSVNGKYVSKRFDVGGWQANDKSIGDYFILGAYAEYKLNKALKFFADARNLANREFFDIRGYNSIPFMINAGATFNL is encoded by the coding sequence ATGAAAAAAATCGCCTGCGCTTTTGCAGCATTGGCCATTGCGCAAACAAGCTTCTCACAGGAACCCGCTTCCGGAGAGCTGAACGAAGTGATCGTTACCGCGAACAAAAGAGAACAGAAGCAGAACACCACCGGTAAGGTCATTTCTGTTATCACTAAAGAACAACTTGAAAAAAGTACCGGAAGAACAATTGCCCAGGTACTGAATGAACAGGCTGGTGTTGTTATTAACGGCGCCCTCAATAACGCCGGCACCGTACAATCTGTTTACACCCGTGGCGCCTCATCGGGCAGAACATTGATACTTATAGATGGCGTGCCCGTGAACGATCCCAGCATGATCAATAATGAATATGATCTTAATCTTTTTTCTGTTAACGACGCAGAAAGGATTGAAATATGCAAAGGTGCGCAATCGACACTTTATGGAAGCGACGCTATTGCCGGTGTCATTAACATTATTACCCAAAAGAAAAACATCAACAAACCTGTAAACCTGCAGGCATCTGCTGCGGGTGGCAACTACGGTACATTCAGAGGTAATGCGAGTGTGTATGGTAAAGCCGGTAAACTTAGCTATACTGCCCGTTATGCACGTTTACAAACCGACGGCTTTTCTGCAGCGCACGACAGCATAGGCAACCAGTCATTTGAAAATGACGGGTACAAAGGCAATTCCTCAAACGCGATGATCCAGTACCAGGCAAACAGCCATCTGCTGCTGAAAGCCTTTACCATGTACAATCAGTACAAAACAGATATCGACGCGGGCATTTTCGCTGATGAAAAAGATCATACAGTGGATAACAAAGGGCTTAATACAGGGGCCGGATTTCAATATAAAGACGACTTTATAGCGCTCACCGGCAACTACCAGTACACCCAATCACGCCGTCATGACCTTAGCACCACCGCCTCCAATGATTACCGCAGTATTGCACAGTTTGCGGAGTTATATGGTAATATGCAGCTGGGTAATGGTTTCAGCCTGCTGCAAGGTGTAGAATACAGGTACGGCTCTATGAACAGCGCTTATACCAACTTTGCCGCTCCTGCCTGGAACAGCAATTTTATGGATACCTCCATCAGCCAGGGTTCTATGTATACATCTTTCAACTACAACAGTTCACACTTTAATGTAGAACTGGGAGGCAGGTTTAATTTCCACTCCAGGTACGGAAGCAACTATACTTATACTTTTAACCCTTCGTATGCCTTTAACAGTCACTATCGTGTATTTGGCAGTATTGCTACCGGCTTTAAAGCTCCAAGCCTTTATCAGTTGTTTGATGCTTTTTCGGGTAATCGCGGACTGCGCCCTGAAAAGTCTACCAACTATGAACTGGGTGTGCAGCAGCAATATGCCGCATTCAGTCACAGGATAGCCGGCTTTTACCGGAAGATCAAAGACGGTATAGACTATAACAACATTACCTTCCAGTACTTTAATTTCCTGGAGCAAAATGTAAAAGGGTTTGAATACGAGTTAAACCTTTCAGTTACTAAAAAGCTGACATTAAACGCGAACTATACCTTCCTCTCCGGAGAAGAACATACGCAAAGCAGGGCCACAGTAAAAGACAGCACTTACAAATACCTGCTGAAACGTCCCAAACACAGTGTAAATGCCACTATTGGCTATCAGCTGCTGCCTGCATTATATGTAAGCGTCAACGGCAAATATGTAAGCAAACGCTTCGACGTAGGCGGATGGCAAGCCAATGACAAGTCTATCGGCGACTATTTTATCCTGGGAGCCTATGCCGAATACAAACTTAACAAGGCGCTGAAATTCTTTGCTGATGCGAGGAATCTCGCTAATAGAGAATTCTTTGATATACGAGGTTATAACAGCATCCCGTTCATGATTAATGCGGGTGCCACGTTTAATTTGTAA
- a CDS encoding cysteine-rich CWC family protein, with the protein MAKHEHKSCPRCQKPFECKVGDIGNCQCNGLSFTEEERSFIENRYSDCLCRQCLLELKNKSTLFQEKFPR; encoded by the coding sequence ATGGCCAAACACGAACATAAATCCTGTCCCCGTTGTCAAAAACCGTTTGAGTGCAAAGTTGGCGATATTGGCAACTGTCAGTGTAACGGCCTCAGCTTTACCGAGGAGGAGCGCAGCTTTATTGAAAACAGGTACAGCGACTGCCTCTGCCGCCAGTGCCTGCTGGAATTAAAAAACAAATCCACACTTTTCCAAGAAAAATTTCCCCGGTAG